From a single Rutidosis leptorrhynchoides isolate AG116_Rl617_1_P2 chromosome 5, CSIRO_AGI_Rlap_v1, whole genome shotgun sequence genomic region:
- the LOC139847853 gene encoding inactive leucine-rich repeat receptor-like serine/threonine-protein kinase At1g60630 produces the protein MRQNGLVFFFYFVTIFFQCVISGDKEALLGLKSDIDPTNSLNWNGNDFCKWDGVKECLNGRVSKLVLENLNLKGEIDSRNLNQLDQIRVLSLKQNLISGNIPNFSGLSNLKSLYLSYNNFSGEFPASLTTLHRLKTIVLSGNHLSGHIPDSILSVQRLYVLYLDDNRFTGKIPPLNQTGLKFLNLSRNQLSGEIPATPVLVKFNITSFSNNVGLCGDAFNIPCSISPSTSISPANQTPNPPTTGKSHRHRKIKKIVIIACSVGGFILLLILITLLAIFIKNKKKKSPETVAKKSETAAGGGAAAATAGASGSGKNGSGTEGDDGGSGIGKLVFFSGGGDTPEMSYSLEDLLKASAETLGRGTVGSTYKAVMESGFIVTVKRLKDARYPRVEEFRRHVDVIGRLRHQNLVPLRAYFQAKEERLLVYDYFPNGSLFSLIHGSRTSAGGKPLHWTSCLKIAEDLATGLLYIHQNPGLTHGNLKSSNVLLGSDFESCLTDYGLMSFRNPDYPEESSASSLFYRAPECRDPRKPLTQQADVYSFGVLLLELLTGKTPFQDLVLEHGSDIPKWVKSVREEETESGDEPTSSGNEASEEKLTALLNIAMACISLSPTNRPVMKDVLRMIRETRAEAAHVSSNSSDHSPGRWSDTVQSLPRDEHLSI, from the exons TCCAACAAATTCTCTTAATTGGAATGGAAATGATTTTTGTAAATGGGATGGGGTTAAAGAATGCTTAAATGGTAGAGTGTCAAAACTTGTTCTTGAAAATCTAAATTTAAAAGGTGAAATAGATTCAAGAAACCTTAATCAATTAGATCAAATCCGTGTTCTGAGTCTTAAACAAAACTTAATCTCTGGCAACATCCCAAATTTTTCCGGTCTATCAAATCTTAAATCGCTTTATCTTTCTTACAACAACTTTTCCGGTGAATTTCCGGCGTCTTTAACCACCCTTCACCGCCTCAAAACCATTGTTCTCTCCGGCAACCATCTTTCCGGTCACATTCCTGATTCAATACTCAGTGTACAAAGATTATATGTTCTTTACTTAGATGACAACAGATTCACCGGAAAAATCCCACCTTTAAACCAAACAGGGCTGAAATTTCTAAACTTGTCAAGAAACCAactctccggcgagattccggcaaCCCCAGTTTTAGTCAAATTCAACATCACTTCATTTTCCAACAATGTGGGTTTATGCGGTGATGCATTCAACATCCCGTGTAGTATTTCCCCTTCCACGTCGATTTCTCCGGCGAACCAAACCCCAAACCCACCCACCACCGGAAAATCCCACCGTCACCGGAAAATCAAGAAAATAGTCATAATAGCTTGTTCCGTTGGTGGGTTTATCTTATTACTTATTTTAATCACATTATTAGCAATCTTtattaaaaacaagaaaaagaagtcACCAGAAACAGTTGCTAAAAAGTCAGAAACTGCGGCAGGTGGTGGCGCAGCCGCCGCCACCGCCGGAGCAAGTGGTAGTGGGAAAAATGGGTCTGGTACAGAAGGTGATGACGGCGGTAGTGGGATAGGAAAGTTGGTATTTTTCTCCGGCGGCGGAGATACGCCGGAAATGAGTTATAGTTTGGAAGATTTATTAAAAGCTTCGGCGGAGACATTGGGCAGAGGTACGGTGGGGAGTACGTATAAAGCGGTGATGGAATCAGGGTTTATTGTTACGGTGAAACGATTAAAAGATGCGAGGTATCCAAGGGTTGAGGAATTTCGAAGACACGTGGACGTCATCGGACGGTTGAGACATCAAAATTTAGTACCTCTAAGAGCTTATTTTCAAGCTAAAGAAGAACGGTTGCTAGTATACGATTATTTCCCTAATGGCAGCCTATTTTCTCTCATTCACG GATCGAGAACATCAGCTGGCGGGAAGCCTCTTCATTGGACGTCGTGCCTAAAAATCGCTGAGGATTTGGCTACCGGGCTTCTATACATTCACCAAAACCCGGGCCTGACCCATGGAAACTTAAAATCCTCCAACGTTCTGTTAGGCTCCGATTTCGAATCTTGCCTAACTGATTACGGTTTAATGTCATTTCGAAACCCCGATTATCCCGAAGAATCAAGTGCTTCGTCCCTTTTCTACCGGGCCCCAGAATGTCGTGACCCAAGAAAACCGTTAACTCAACAAGCAGATGTCTACAGCTTCGGTGTCCTTCTATTAGAGCTTCTCACAGGAAAAACTCCGTTTCAGGATCTCGTTTTGGAACACGGGTCAGATATTCCTAAATGGGTCAAGTCGGTACGGGAAGAAGAAACCGAGTCCGGGGACGAGCCGACGTCTTCGGGGAACGAAGCGTCGGAAGAGAAGCTTACGGCGCTTCTTAACATTGCCATGGCTTGTATTTCACTGAGCCCCACGAATCGGCCCGTGATGAAAGATGTGTTGAGGATGATTCGGGAAACGCGAGCTGAAGCAGCTCACGTTTCGTCGAATAGTAGTGATCATTCACCGGGACGATGGTCGGATACTGTTCAAAGCTTACCGAGAGATGAACATTTGAGCATATGA